The genomic DNA GGTACTTCTATAACACacatacagaaagagagagacagagacagagacaaagacagagagatagaCTTTTGTGTCAAACAAATTTGGGTCTTTTGAATTTTCCCCTAAAAGGCCTGGTAGAATAGCCCGAGGGAGTCACTTGTCTGGCAAACTTAATTTTACCATGCAAGGATTAACCTGGTATTCCCAAGGGCTTTAGGCTATAGGACCTCAGGGATGGTCCCTGCTCTGTTGGCTATTTCTCTGGAAGGAGGGAGCAGCAGTGGTCTGAGCCCCCAAGTACAAAGTCTAGTGCTTGGCGTCCTTCACAGAAGCCCAGGCTGCTCTGAGAAAAAAGACTCCCTGTGGATGGTGAGGGCCATTAGGTCCTTTTAGCATATACCCACTGACTCATAAGCCTCCTCACTGCCTTTTTAACATCCTTGTTTCTCAAGCTATACACGATGGGGTTGACCATGGGAGTGACCACAGTATAGAACAGGGAGAAGATCTTGTTCAGGGCAACAGCCTGGGTTGCTGTGGGAATGGTATACACTGTTCCCAGTGTTCGATAGTACAGAGTGACCACTATGAGGTGGGAAGAGCAGGTGGAGAAGGCCCATTGCTTTCCTGCAGCTGATGGAATCCTGAGGACAGCAGCAACATTGTGACTATAGGAGGCTACAGTGAGTAGGAAGGGCGCCATAGTGACAAAGGAGGCCAGCAGGAAAGTGGTTTCCTCCACTGTCTCAGTATCAGAACAGACCAGCTCCAGCACAGGGGCCAGGTCACAGAAGAAATGGTCAAACTTATAGGTTGGACAGAAAACCTTATAGGTTGCAGCTGGAAAGTCATGGTAACAGTGACCACAGGGGTTAGGAACTCACCCAGCCAAGACCCACCTGCAAGCGGGATACATGTGTAGACGTTCATGAGGGATGGGTACTGGGGGGGGCTGCAGATAGCAAAGTAGCGGTCATAAGACATGGCTGCCAGAAGAAAGCACTCAACTACTGCCATGGAACCGAAGAAGTAAAACTGGACCACACAACCTACAAAAGAAATCACCTGGGGACCTGAGAGATGGGTCTGCAGCATCTTAGGGGCAATGGAGGTAGTGTACCAGATCTCAAAGAAGGAGAAATTGGACAGAAAGAAGTACATGGGGGTTTGGATGCTGCAATCAAGGGAAATGACCGTAAGGATAAGAATGTTCCCCAGCAAGGTCACTACATAGATTCCCAGAAATATccccaaaagaaaaaactgtaacCCATGCAGACTCCCAAATCCCAGGAGGAGAAATTCATTGAGAATGGTCAGATTACCCATATCTGTGACATTCACCTTTAGACCTGAGGAAAGGACAGAAATATAGCCAGTTGGAAAAAGAGCCATGCTCCTGGAGGAGGGCAACAGTACGAGATATGCCGTATATTATAAAACTCAAAGACCCTGTCTTTTCTCCTCTGgaataaattttctgttttgttctactAGGTGTATTTACCTAATAGTTATAGTGAAATCAGAAGCTATGCCTTGGAGAGTTAACAGAGAGGGTGTCTCCTTTGCTGTTTTCCACTCTCTTTCTTGACATAACCTGTGATGAATCTACCTTTGGGAGTCTCACAGTGGGAGGCAAACACCTCTTAATGGGGACATGGCGCGGAAGCTTCTCTGAACTTCTGAAACTCAGCTTTTAAGACTCAATGGAAATGTGAGTCCAAGATTATAAAATAGCATTAGAATTCACACCACCCTATTTCCCCCCGAACCCCTAAGTCAGGGTGGGTTTCACCAGGAACGTaattggagggaggaggggaattcAGAACTACTGATCTTAAAGTACCTGTAAGAAATATAAGAGTTTctgccaggctctggggacaTGGAGCTGATTGCTTCCATGGCATCAAATTCCTATGGAAATTGGGGGGAAAATGTATGTAAAGTTATTCACTTGAAATGTTAGAGAAAAATTATGTTCCGTCCTTCATAAATGAAAATGACATTCCTGACTCACAAGCAGCAGGGATGGGTTAGCAGTGAGTCATGGATGCAGTTCCCCCGTCCCCACaagcacacccccaccccc from Balaenoptera acutorostrata chromosome X, mBalAcu1.1, whole genome shotgun sequence includes the following:
- the LOC103016341 gene encoding LOW QUALITY PROTEIN: olfactory receptor 10A2-like (The sequence of the model RefSeq protein was modified relative to this genomic sequence to represent the inferred CDS: deleted 2 bases in 1 codon), producing the protein MGNLTILNEFLLLGFGSLHGLQFFLLGIFLGIYVVTLLGNILILTVISLDCSIQTPMYFFLSNFSFFEIWYTTSIAPKMLQTHLSGPQVISFVGCVVQFYFFGSMAVVECFLLAAMSYDRYFAICSPPQYPSLMNVYTCIPLAGGSWLGEFLTPVVTVTMTFQLQPIRFCPTYKFDHFFCDLAPVLELVCSDTETVEETTFLLASFVTMAPFLLTVASYSHNVAAVLRIPSAAGKQWAFSTCSSHLIVVTLYYRTLGTVYTIPTATQAVALNKIFSLFYTVVTPMVNPIVYSLRNKDVKKAVRRLMSQWVYAKRT